The genome window GCATGTATCCATTCACCAGTCTCCACTTGGAAATATTGACCAGTTGCCAAGCTTTGAGATCAAAAACCGCAAGgctgagcccttccctgttgacTTCACTGTGTGCATCTCTGCCATGTTTGGCCAATACAACAATGTCTTGCAGTTTATACAGAGCATGGAGATGTACAAGATTCTTGGGGTACAGAAGGTGGTGATCTATAAGAACAACTGCAGCCACCTGATGGAGAAAGTCTTGAGGTTATATATGGAAGAAGGAACTGTAGAGATAATTCCCTGGCCAATAAACTCGCACCTCAAGATTTCTCCTGAATGGCACTTCATGCATGATGGAACACACATTGGCTACTATGGACAAATCACAGCTCTAAATGACTGTATATACCGTAATATGCAGAGGAGCAAGTTTGTGGTTCTTACTGATGCTGACGAAATAATTCTTCCCCTTAAGCACCCAGACTGGAAAACCATGATGAGCAGCCTGCAGGAACAGAACCCAGGGactgctgttttcctctttgagAACCATATCTTCCCAGAAACTGTCTCCACTCCCATGTTCAACATCTCAGCTTGGAATACTGTGCCTGGTGTTAACATATTAAACCATGTTCACAGGGAGCCTGACAGGAAAGATGTAATAAATCCCAAGAAAATGATAGTTGATCCACGAAAAGTGATTCAGACTTCAGTCCACTCTGTTCTGCATGCTTATGGGAACAGTGTGAACGTTCCCATGGATGTTGCCCTCATTTATCACTGTCGGAAGCCCCTTCAAGCAAAACTTCCCAGAGAATCCCTCATCAGGGATACGACACTGTGGAGATACAACTCATCATTAATTATGAATGTTAACAGGGTTCTCTATCAAACTGTACTGTAAGCTCAAAAATGAAACCTCAGTCATAAGGAGGGAACATGAAGAGCTGCATGTTTTGTAGGGGAGGCATAAAACAGATATCACTTCCATGTGAACTTTAACTCTTACAGAGATTTAAACTAATGGCCTTTTAATGTGTTGTAGGAAGGTAAATGCATTTGATTTGTGAACTGAGGCATTGTACCTTGTAAGAGTTCACTGTGATCAAATACTGTCTAATGACTGAGTTCCTCAGGTAGTGTCTACTGCAACCTTTTAAGATGTGAGAGATGAGGCATAGTGAGAGCATAGCTCTTTTACATGCCTGTAACCGTGAAAGGGCATTATTCAAGCCATAGGAAGTGTCCATGCAGAAATCTGAAATTCAGTTTACCAATTTGcagttttctcccttttcctgttCCCATCCTCATACATTTTAACTTGGACAATGAATTTGCAGACTTCCTGAAGAAGGAATTAATTGAGTTTTGGTTGTCTCTGAAGGACTTGGTGGTTAACAACATACAGCTGTGTGTAATGGTGCCTTTTAAAAGATGGCTTGGGACAGCATCTCCCAGATGAAGAGCATTAACACTCTAACCCATTATAATCACAAAGACAGGGTAAGCAAACCCACCACCTATTAACACTGGAGGTGTCAGTTGTTAAAGTTATTTCTTCTTAAGGGAAATGAGAATTCATAGCAGCACCATGAGTCATTTAATGATAGCAAGCATCAATGCAGATGGTATTCCTTctggaaaatgtaaaatgagGTTATTTTCAactaagaagaaataaaaatgagtatttttcaaCTGATTCAAATAATGCAAAAGGCTGTGCAGAGTTTTCAACCAGTGTACAAAAAATAACAACTATGGTCTTTAATATTAATGTTGTTTAATTCTTGCAGTTTGTATGTCACTGTTTGGGTACAGAATGTTATGTGCCAAGTGAGTAAAAGGCAAACTAATAAATTGTGAAAATAATTGAGCAGAATCTACCAATTTCAATTgtaaaaaaataaccttttatATTCTTGTAACTAGTGTTTGTTCAAGTGGTGATGTATTGTAACACTAAGCATAGCTGTTGCGGTTTTGCTGATCCAAATGGCTGCTCAGCTGGGGCTTTGACACATGTGATTTTAAGAAGAATGTTGATCCCTCCTGTTGCCCACAGCTGTTGTGAATTATGTACATGATAAGTACTGAGTTGTGTTGGAAAGCTTTAAAAGAGAGGCAAGGGCTACAGATTGATGTTGAAGAAACTGTGAACTGAAAAGGTGGCTGGTTTCCGGTGtagagatggatggatgaacAACTACTTATGATGTGtaacagttgttttctttttctgtgaccTTGAAGCCTCCTAACAAACTGCTTCTTCATGAAAATCAGACACCAGGTGGATTTTAGACCTTCATGTGATGGGTAAGTTAAATGATACTGTTTCCTTATATAGGTGTAAGGGTacagaagctgcattttttcCAACCCTTATCTAAAAACAGTACCACGTAGTTAGTAACTTCTGCCAAAGGgtcagaaggaaagaaaagcaaacaaaacccatttgTTCAGTGTAGTTTCACAATTtcagtttctggtttttaaatgcTATGTGCATTGTACTGATGGTGTAATGTATTAGAACATTCCTATAGGGGACATCTGGGGCAGCTGTAGTCTGATACTGGTATGTGACAGAGAAGTGTGTGTGAAAGCAGCTatacttgttttaatttctaCACTAACgtcatgttttcatttgttttgagcTGTCATTAGTGGGTTAGTATCATTAGCTTGCAAATGTCGAGTGGAACTTTCACTTGGAAGTCTTCAGGAGACAGTCTGTATATAACTGTTTGCTAATTGTGTTTATAACAATCATCAGCTGCTATGTAACAGGCTACAACTTCATTTGTAAAGCTAAAGGGGTAGAAGAGCAATGTTGTATGTATTGGATGCTTCTCATTGTGGTTTTCTGCTTGTATTCTCTGGTTAATGCTTCCCCACCCTATGCCTACCACCACTTTCCCACCATTCTCTCTGGAAAGTTGAATTCAGCTCTCAGATGCTTTATGCTTTGCCTCTCATGGGGCTTGCTTGTGTGTGTCAGTGTTTTGTACTGGGGAACTCAACGTTGGACttggatgtggctttgagcaCAGAACAGAGGTGCAGAATCCCTTTGCTTTGGCATCTAGCTGTGTACATGTTAGTACAGCTGAGTGTAGTTGGGCACCTGTGTCACAAGGGCATATTGCTAAATTTGTTGTGCAATAGCATTCCCAGGTCCTTTCCTGTAAAGCTGGTTTCCATGTAGTTGGCTCCGACCTGCCTGTTGTGTGGGATGACTGTGTCTTGGGTGAAGGAGTTGCTTTGGCCTAACTTCATGAGATGTCTGTCAGCTTACTTGTCCAGTTTGTTGAGACGCTCAGAATTAGGATCCCCGTTCTCTTGCATATTGATTGCTTGCTCTTCCCATGgtttcccttttccctccaaATAAATCAGTATTGTTGGTAACCTGCTGAGACTGCATCATGAAGGTCACTATTAATCAGTTCTAGCCCCCAAAGAACACTTCCAGTAAGTGGTTTGCAATGTTTTACAGGTGGTTCATCACCACATGGCTCCTTTAGAGTTAACTGAGGTACAGCACCCATCATACACAGTATAGTTACACCCACATTAAGAATGAGAACTGAGTTTCAAGGAAAGTTATAGAACCTGTTTCATGTAAGCTTTCACTTCCgactgagaaaacaaaagctcaTTTGTGCCCCAGTGAAGGCTGTGTATGTGGCTTCCAGTTGGGAAAATCCTTGACTACAAACACATTTGAAAAGTAAGTTCATGTCAATAAGGGTGGAAAACAGTTGAGACTAGCATTGTATTCAAGAGACACTGCTTCACTGTAACTTCGTACAATTCCAACCGCATCACCCAAATGCTTACTCTTGCATGTAAGAATTTCCCTTTCATTGGGGTAATTTATATTGTATACATTCGGGAACATTGGCCTTTGTTCAGTGCTAAGTATGGAATTAGGTTTTCTTGGAtagtgggaagaaaaaaaaatcacacaataGTGATGCCAGGCAGTTCAGGCAGTTCCAGGTTTTCAAGGATTTGAGCCAATCTTCATGAAAATTCATGTTTTCAAtttgtgaaaacaaagaaagacaTTAAGGGGACATTTTATTGtaagggagaaggggaaaccAACCTAAAGCATTTCTAAACCAGGTGTTGTCATACATACAGCTTTTAAGTACATGTCAAATACCACAAAAGTATGTGGACAGGCATTTGCTACTCGATAGTTGACTGGTGTGTACATCAGGTCTCCTATGATGATCAAAGCAAAAGACCTTTTCCTGCTCCTATACTTCAGACTTTTACTTCTTATTTTCCCCCAGAGATGTGGCATTCTCACTGTTATTTGCCCCCACTTTCCAAACCTAGATGTAGCAACTACTTGAAGTGCAGGATTATCTTAAATGTAATGTCTGGAAAGAATGAATGGCTGCTAGGTATCATTTAGTATAAGAGAGTGATGCTGTAGAGATAGAACTCAGATGAATGGGAAGATGATGTTCAACCTCCCTGTGAACTAAATTATGTTCTCACACAAACTATAGGAAATGTGGCCTATAAAAATACTGGTCAAGCCATTCTGAGTTACCATCAGCAAATATGATGAATACCCAGAGGTTCTCTAAGGTTGTGATGGCAAGCTCTATCAGACAGATGGAAAGGTGGTTCATTTTCACTGAGGAGAGTTCACATTGACATGTTCCCAAACTTAAATTATTATAGTTAGCATCTGATCCTAGTTAAAGAACTCACTTGATTCCTTTATTTCAAAGGCTAAGTATTTAAAGCTATCattaggaaaaaacattttgaagagaaggatgctggagagagaaagGGTTTGCCGTCTTCCCATTTGCAGTGAGCAGCCATGCACTGTAACCAGTATTTGCTGTTACATGTACACAAGCCTATGGTTCTAAAATAGTAGCTTCACCTCCTGTTTCAACATCAAAAAATAGATCAGAAGTCAGGTCAAGCACTACTTCATTTCAATCTCAGTGGTGGATTTGAATGGTTTAAATGTTACAAGCTATGCTCCAGAGCCCAGATAGGTATGTTTAAACATGAGTACAGACAGAATTTTGTGGTGAATACTGTTGGCATGCTGTATTGCATTATGTCCAAAACAACCCATTCCCAAATGCCCAAATAAAAGTAAGTGATTGTGCATTGCATGATGATACCATTAGGTGTGCAACTTTGGTTCATGCAAAGTCTCATTTTATGGACACGCTGCTGATAGTCCACAGATTCCTGAAGATGCTGCACATGTGAGTGGCTCAGCCATGTTCTTTCCATAACACCAAATGGATACTATGGTCTGGCATACTGGTGGCAAAAACCAAGCCCATGTCATTTTGTCCATTAAGTCCATTTAACCAAGACATTTCACCAGCCAAAAAGCTTGAGCCTCTCTTAGATTTTCTGTACTCTGGTAGAGGCCAGCGGCTTATCAGTTTTTCTGTCCTCAAGTCCATTATATACAGGTATCTGTTATCAAACAGTAGAGCAAATATCTCTCCAAAGCCCAGCAAGGAAACATTTGAGAAGTCAGGAGGCTTGATAACCCTAGAAGACAAGAGAACATTGTATTAACAGGTGGTAAATTAGAATTAAACCTGGCAATACGTGTAGAGGAAGAGGTTTACAGAATTTGCATCAATATTCAGCCTATAtctaaaattattaaaattagtATGTTCCACttctcatttatttaaatagagatattcaataaatatattttctactTCTTATTTAAAGACAACTAAGTCTTAAACAAAGATTTACCTGAGAATATCATAGCTGGCAAAGTCCCACTGGTATAATCCTAGGGCTGAACTGCACACTATGTATTTGCCATCAAAGTGCAGCCTGGGCTGTAGGGAGATGCTGCGATCCTCAGAAACAGACAGTGTTTTTAAGCATTTGCAGTTTATTTCCCTTCC of Melopsittacus undulatus isolate bMelUnd1 chromosome 11, bMelUnd1.mat.Z, whole genome shotgun sequence contains these proteins:
- the LOC101880311 gene encoding uncharacterized protein; this translates as MRQHKVQVQRNVHPHLITFRMLCGGRKSYFAATVCVVTLTSMITLSYLKLQKPSHPPKIIYEVSKCRGEITNSTITPLTDNRTFIVSPYFDNRENKVTRVIGIVHHEDVKELFCWFCCQPDGKIYVSKATIDVHSDRFGFPYGAADIVCLEPENCDPTHVSIHQSPLGNIDQLPSFEIKNRKAEPFPVDFTVCISAMFGQYNNVLQFIQSMEMYKILGVQKVVIYKNNCSHLMEKVLRLYMEEGTVEIIPWPINSHLKISPEWHFMHDGTHIGYYGQITALNDCIYRNMQRSKFVVLTDADEIILPLKHPDWKTMMSSLQEQNPGTAVFLFENHIFPETVSTPMFNISAWNTVPGVNILNHVHREPDRKDVINPKKMIVDPRKVIQTSVHSVLHAYGNSVNVPMDVALIYHCRKPLQAKLPRESLIRDTTLWRYNSSLIMNVNRVLYQTVL